A region from the Pempheris klunzingeri isolate RE-2024b chromosome 17, fPemKlu1.hap1, whole genome shotgun sequence genome encodes:
- the LOC139216703 gene encoding kelch-like protein 20 — MADIVAVNAGLPLPSTINVTFPVQEDAAAAAPPASLSSEDYLFVEARHPSTVLQGLNSLRLNNAFCDVTLCCGGQEFPCHRIVLASFSSYFQAMFSTDLIESKQERVAINGVEPQMIGMLVSYAYTSEVYISKANVQALLAAANLLDVMAVREACCRFMERQMDEMNCVGIHCFAEAHSCKVLEKRSMDYILEHFNSVHQQEEFLSLCVDKLTEILASDHLNVPKEEMVFEAAMLWLNKCLSRKQSFEKVLEHIRLPLISPYYLHDVIESLDVVKENQGCQRLISEAKDYLLLKDRRGELYCPRARPRRSTGTAEVIVTVGGEDDKVVLRSVESFDPVTNQWKNLACLPFAVSKHGLVVSDSTLYLAGGEFPDGSASREMWRYDPCFDSWIEMAPMNVARSELGLVMLDGFVYAVGGWEGRSRLDSVECYNPHTNAWQFTESVKMAVTSPAVVALDGLLYVTGGAVLEDGDGTDLAQVYNPKTSVWTEVAPMQIARSGSAACTLKGKLYVIGGWHASTENTDKVECYCPKTNQWTMCAPMKERRYRPGAAVVDGKIYVLGGEEGWDRYHDTIERYCDETDTWEIVGEMPTSRSWLSCVSLQLRKDIHMSSCPGTPNDN; from the exons ATGGCTGATATAGTTGCCGTTAACGCTGGTTTGCCGCTGCCGTCCACCATCAACGTCACCTTCCCGGTCCAGGAGgacgccgccgccgccgcccccCCGGCCTCTCTGAGCAGCGAGGACTACCTGTTTGTGGAGGCCAGGCACCCCAGCACCGTCCTGCAGGGCCTCAACAGCCTGCGGCTCAACAACGCCTTCTGTGATGTGACTCTGTGCTGCGGAGGACAGGAGTTCCCCTGTCATCGCATTGTGCTGGCCTCCTTCAGCTCCTACTTCCAG GCGATGTTTTCCACCGACCTGATAGAGTCCAAACAGGAGCGGGTTGCCATCAATGGCGTCGAGCCTCAGATGATTGGCATGCTGGTGAGCTACGCCTACACATCCGAGGTCTACATCTCCAAAGCAAACGTGCAG GCCCTGCTGGCGGCAGCCAATCTGCTGGACGTGATGGCCGTTCGCGAGGCCTGCTGTCGTTTCATGGAGCGTCAGATGGATGAGATGAACTGTGTGGGGATCCACTGCTTCGCCGAGGCCCATTCCTGTAAGGTGCTGGAGAAACGCAGCATGGATTATATTCTCGAGCACTTCAACAGTGTTCATCAGCAG GAGGAgttcctgtctctgtgtgtggacAAACTGACAGAAATCCTCGCAAGTGACCATCTCAACGTGCCGAAAGAGGAGATGGTGTTTGAGGCGGCCATGTTGTGGTTGAATAAGTGTCTTTCTCGCAAACAGAGCTTTGAAAAG GTCCTTGAGCACATCCGGCTGCCTCTTATCAGCCCTTACTACCTCCACGATGTCATTGAGTCTCTGGATGTGGTGAAGGAGAACCAGGGATGCCAGAGGCTCATCTCCGAGGCCAAGGACTACCTGCTGCTGAAGGACCGCCGTGGAGAGCTGTACTGCCCCAGAGCAAGGCCACGCAGGtccacag GGACAGCTGAAGTGATAGTGACAGTTGGCGGGGAGGACGACAAGGTGGTGCTGCGCAGCGTCGAGAGCTTCGATCCTGTGACGAATCAGTGGAAGAATCTGGCCTGCCTGCCCTTCGCTGTGAGCAAACACGGGCTGGTCGTGTCGG ACTCCACTCTGTATTTGGCAGGAGGAGAGTTTCCTGACGGCTCAGCCAGCAGGGAGATGTGGCGCTACGACCCCTGCTTCGACTCCTGGATCGAGATGGCTCCCATGAATGTAGCTCGCTCTGAGTTAG GCCTGGTGATGCTGGACGGCTTCGTGTACGCAgtgggagggtgggaggggcGCTCCCGTCTGGACTCGGTGGAATGCTACAACCCTCACACAAACGCCTGGCAGTTCACCGAGTCGGTCAAGATGGCCGTCACGAGTCCTGCTGTGGTGGCGCTGGACGGACTGCTCTATGTCACTG GTGGTGCCGTTCTAGAGGATGGCGACGGCACAGACCTCGCTCAGGTGTACAACCCTAAAACCTCTGTGTGGACCGAGGTTGCCCCCATGCAGATCGCTCGCTCCGGCTCTGCTGCCTGTACACTCAAAGGAAAGCTTTACGTTATAG GTGGATGGCACGCCTCGACAGAGAACACAGATAAGGTGGAGTGTTACTGTCCCAAGACCAACCAGTGGACCATGTGCGCCCCCATGAAAGAACGCCGCTACCGGCCCGGTGCTGCCGTGGTGGATGGAAAGATCTACGTCCTGGGAGGAGAAGAAGGCTGGGACAG ATATCATGACACTATTGAGAGGTACTGTGACGAGACAGACACGTGGGAGATCGTCGGGGAGATGCCCACCAGTCGCAGCTGGCTCAGCTGTGTGTCTCTCCAGCTGAGGAAGGACATCCACATGAGCAGCTGTCCTGGGACGCCAAACGACAACTGA
- the anks4b gene encoding ankyrin repeat and SAM domain-containing protein 4B, with protein MSRYHKAAIDGYLDLLKEATRKDLNTADEDGMTPTLLAAFHGHIDALQLICSREGDPNRSDIWGNTPLHHAAANGHMHIISFLVNFGANLFALDNEFHTAMDVAASRDHMDCVRFLDASASQQTNQNPKKVASLKKEAVKEAEKRVKLCEKVKKKHQSKMDKMHRGVGNTGSVSEASMASAFSDGGTMTSVNEQFSKLIAADKSGSLTARVKGTLQKKLGKKDKGTMQRAVGDGNVIFLKQDSVMSEKPEFLDVFSEQDENMLPEEGIGGFEDDYDDEETGQVKQSIFNRPGLGGLIFMKRMGLESDDVPSGNNESLGYLVQNDLFEAEEDAAGFDGNDDPDLPWDQEDLGLDDDEQEETSPLDAFLSAIALPEFSLAFSREHLDLEALMLCSDEDLKGIRIQLGPRKKILEAVARRKNALEIPGIMKDSSL; from the exons ATGTCTAGGTACCACAAAGCAGCGATCGATGGATACTTGGACCTCTTGAAGGAGGCCACGAGGAAGGACCTGAACACTGCCGATGAGGATGGCATGACTCCCACCTTACTGGCTGCTTTCCACGGACACATCGATGCTCTTCAGCTCATATGCAGCAGAGA AGGAGACCCCAACAGGAGCGACATCTGGGGCAACACGCCGCTGCACCACGCAGCAGCTAACGGCCACATGCACATCATCAGCTTTCTGGTCAACTTCGGCGCCAACCTTTTCGCACTGGACAATGAATTCCACACAGCCATGGACGTCGCCGCCTCTCGGGACCACATGGACTGCGTGCGCTTCCTGGACGCTTCTGCCTCGCAGCAGACCAACCAAAACCCCAAGAAGGTGGCCAGCCTGAAGAAGGAGGCCGTCAAAGAAGCAGAGAAACGTGTGAAGCTCTGCgagaaggtgaagaagaaacaCCAGAGCAAGATGGATAAGATGCACCGTGGAGTGGGCAACACCGGGTCTGTTTCAGAGGCCAGCATGGCGTCGGCTTTCTCAGACGGTGGCACCATGACAAGCGTCAATGAGCAGTTCTCCAAGCTGATTGCTGCTGATAAGTCTGGCTCTCTTACAGCCAGGGTTAAAGGCACACTGCAGAAGAAGCTCGGGAAGAAAGATAAAGGCACGATGCAGAGAGCAGTAGGGGATGGGAATGTTATTTTCCTCAAACAGGATAGTGTGATGTCTGAGAAGCCAGAGTTTCTGGATGTCTTCAGCGAGCAGGATGAGAACATGTTGCCTGAAGAAGGAATAGGAGGCTTCGAGGACGACTATGACGACGAGGAAACAGGCCAGGTCAAGCAGTCCATCTTCAACCGACCGGGTCTCGGAGGTCTGATTTTCATGAAGAGGATGGGGCTGGAGTCAGACGACGTCCCCAGTGGGAACAATGAAAGTCTCGGCTACCTCGTTCAGAACGACTTGTTCGAGGCGGAGGAAGATGCTGCCGGCTTCGACGGGAACGACGACCCTGATCTGCCCTGGGACCAGGAAGATCTCGGACTGGATGATGAcgaacaggaagaaacctccccCTTGGACGCCTTCTTGTCTGCCATCGCCTTGCCAGAGTTTTCCCTCGCTTTCAGCAGAGAACACCTGGACCTGGAGGCGCTAATGCTTTGCTCCGACGAAGACCTGAAAGGAATCCGCATCCAGCTGGGACCCAGGAAGAAGATCTTGGAGGCTGTTGCTCGCAGAAAGAACGCACTGGAGATTCCTGGCATCATGAAGGACAGCTCATTGTGa
- the slc25a17l gene encoding peroxisomal membrane protein PMP34 produces the protein MSDQGGLTVGLFSYETLVHAVAGALGSVTAMTVFFPLDTAKSRLQVDEKRKSHSTPVILAEIAKEEGLQSLYRGWLPVISSLCCSNFVYFYTFNTLKKLTSSGPGKSRPSKDLLMGVVSGVVNVILTTPMWVVNTRLKLQGAKFRNEDIQQTHYRGIFDAFSQIIANEGVGTLWNGTLPSLILVLNPAVQFMFYEGLKRRAGKGGKKLSSAEIFVIGAIAKAVATTATYPLQTVQAILRFGQYKGDGKGSLIGSLSNIFSLLMDRIKRYGVLGLYKGLEAKLLQTVLTAALMFVVYEKITAATFKVMGLNRKLKQ, from the exons ATGTCCGACCAGGGCGGCTTGACCGTCGGCCTCTTCTCTTACGAGACTCTGGTCCACGCTGTGGCTGGTGCACTG GGGAGTGTGACAGCCATGACCGTCTTCTTTCCTTTGGACACAGCCAAAAGCAGACTGCAGG TGGATGAGAAGCGAAAGTCTCACTCGACCCCGGTCATCCTGGCTGAGATAGCTAAGGAAGAAGGCCT TCAGTCTCTGTACCGAGGCTGGTTACCAGTCATCTccagcctctgctgctccaaCTTCGTCTACTTCTACACCTTCAACACGCTGAAGAAGCTGACGTCATCCGGTCCCGGCAAGTCTAGACCCAGCAAAGACCTGCTCATGGGTGTCGTatcag GGGTGGTGAATGTGATCCTGACCACTCCCATGTGGGTGGTCAACACTCGACTGAAGCTGCAGGGAGCAAAGTTCAGAAACGAAGACATCCAGCAGACCCACTACAGGGGCATATTTG ATGCTTTCTCCCAGATCATAGCCAACGAGGGTGTTGGAACTCTGTGGAACGGCACTCTGCCCTCTCTCATCCTCGTCCTCAACCCGGCTGTGCAGTTCATGTTTTATGAGGGCTTGAAGAGGAGGGCAGGGAAAGGAGGGAAGAAG TTATCCTCAGCAGAGATCTTTGTCATTGGAGCCATTGCCAAGGCCGTTGCTACCACAGCGACATACCCTCTGCAGACAGTCCAGGCCATCCTGAGG TTCGGCCAGTACAAAGGTGACGGGAAGGGCAGTCTGATCGGAAGCCTCTCAAACATCTTCTCCCTGCTCATGGACAGAATCAA GAGGTATGGTGTTCTTGGTTTGTACAAAGGCCTGGAGGCCAAGCTGCTCCAGACGGTGCTGACGGCTGCCCTCATGTTTGTCGTGTATGAGAAGATCACTGCTGCTACCTTCAAAGTCATGGGCCTTAACAGGAAACTGAAGCAGTGA